GGCAGCCCGTGGCCTTCCGCCCCACGGCAATCGACGGTCGCTGGACCATCCACTTCCTGACCGATGAACTGGACGTCGTGGACCTGCGGGATCCCGCCTAAATGTGTAAACGATGTCTCCGAACACCCGTAAACCATCTACCCGGTCTAAACAGGAGAGGGAGTCAGACGTTGCTCGTTCGGCGCCGGTCCGGTCCCTTCTCCCCTGGTGGCAGAAGGCTACGATGAGGGGGATTCGGGAACGGCCGAAGGGATTCGCACAGGCTTCCCTTTCTGGGATTGACGAAAGGATCCGGCCGCCCACAGATGAACTGCGAATCCCCGCCGAGCAACCACTCCGCGCGGACCATCATGCTGGTGATGGCGGACCAGCTGTCGGCGCGCTGGGTGGAGGCGTGTCTGGCTGACGCGGCGCAATCTACGCGACCGGCTGCTCGAAATGCTGATCGAGCAGGACTACCTACACTCGCCGCGAGGGAGTTCTGCCTATGGCGTGCTCTGACGGATCGTCCGTGATCGAGTACCGCGAGACCGCGGAGGGCCTGGAGCCTCGCCAACTGGTGGGATTCTTCGTCGATTGGCTGCGGATGCCGACGCCCGAGGCGCATCTCGAAATTCTGCACGGGAGCGCGAACGTCGTGGTGGCGATCGACCAGGAGTCGGATCAGGTGGTCGGGTTCGTCACGGCCATCAGCGACGGGATCCTGAGCGCCTACATCTCGCTGCTGGAGGTGCTGCTGGACTATCAGGGTCGCGGCATCGGCTCGGAGTTGATGCGGCGGCTCCTGGACCAAACCAAGGATCTGTACATGGTGGACACGCTCTGCGATGTGGACGTGCAGCCCTACTACGAGCGCTTCGGGATGAAACGGGCGACGGGGATGCGGATTCGGCGGTATGACCGGATTCCGAGTGGGGAGACGGGCGGGTAGGTCGGACGGGCCGGTTTGAAACCGGCCCTTACAGTCAAGCAGGGCGCGTCACGACGTGGCGTAGCCCTAGTCTCGAATTGCGGACTCGGGTAGGGGCGGGTCTAAACCCGCCCGCAGGTTTCAATCGTGCGCGGCGAAGCACGGGGCCAACACACTGCCGTCCGACAGTTGAGGCCTGGATTCCGGCTCCCCGCCTGCGCGGGGACAGGCTCCGCCGGAATGACAGACAGGTCCGTTCGCCCTGAGCGACGTCGAAGGGCGCCTCACGAACAGGCCGTGTCGGTCGTGGTTCGACAGGCTCACCACGAACGGACGTCGGTGTGCCATTCCTGAAGAGATTGGCAGCAATCCAGGTGGGGCGCTCAGGCTAGGCCGGCGCTCCGAGGATCACGGGCAGCGTGAGGCCCACGACAAGCACGAGCGCCCAGAGGGCCGGGGCGGCGCTTTGCAGGGCCTCGCGGCGGCGTTGCAGGCGGGCTTCGTCGGCCTGGCGGCGGGCGATCCACCAGGGGTTGTGGCGCGTTTCAAACCAGTGATAGGTCAGCCCGAGCCCGGCGCCGTAGGCGAGGTGACCGACCAGGCTCGCCGTCAATGAGGCGGCGCCGGCCGCGGACCACGCCGGCGTGGCGCCGAGCAGCATGGGCATGAGGATCTGCGGGCCGAGAATCCACAGGAAGAAGCCGTAGGAGACGCCCCAGCCCACGGCTGAGCCTGCGTCGTAGCTCTGGCGGCGAAACAGCAGGCCGTAGGCCGCGCCGAAGAGCATGGCGATGACGAGATGGATCGCGAGTCCCGCAATGTCCGACTCGCCGCCCATGAGGCCGGCCACGCCGCGCAGCGCCCCGACCTGGACCATGACAAAGGTAAAGAGCAGGCCGCCGACCACCCCGGCGGCGATGCCGCGGCCAAGGGCGCGCAGACCGCGCGTCCCCACGCCTTCCTCGTCGTCCGCGCCGCCCACCTCGTCGAACAGCACGCGCCAGAACCCGCGCAGCCACTGATAGCCCACGCCGAGAAACCCGCCAAAGACGAGATAGGCCAGCAGCGCGGGGTAGGCGTCCGCGGCGGCGGCTACCGACCAGGCGAGATCCCCGTCCAGGACGAGCGGCAGGATCGTGAGCCGCACCACGACCCAGAGTAGGAATCCGTACATCGCGCCGCGCACCAGTCCGGCCCCGGCGCTGTCGCTGGGGCGCTGGGCCAACGCCGCAAATCCCGCCCCGGCGACCGCGCCGATGAGCAGCGCGGCCAGCCAGGCCAGCAGACCGGCGGAGTCGGAAGGCAGCGCGGCGAACGTGGGCGTCTGGCCCTGATCGTTCAGCAGACCGGCCGCGATGGCGCCCGCCGCGAGTCCCGCCGCAGCCCCGAGACCCAGGCCGGTCAGCGAGGGCCGGCGCACGACCGGCCGGCTGAGGACCAACAACGCCAAGCCCGTCGTCGCGCCAAACAGCAGGAAGCCGAGCAGCAAGTCGAACGACGATTGCGCCGCGGCCAGCGACCAGGTGACCGGCTGGCCGGACGTGAGCGGGTAGAGCGTGAGGGGGTCGAGGAACCACACGACCGCGCCGTAGGCCAAGCCCCAGAAGACCAGGGCGTCGTTGCGGCGCGCCTGGTTGCGCACGAGGGCCGCGAACAGCACGCCGAAGACCGCCGACAGCGCGAAGTGCACCACTAGCCCGACACCCAGCGACTCGCGGGCGGTGACGATCAGCGCCATCGAGGCCATCATCCCGAGCTTCAGCATGGCGAGGGCCAGCACCACGCCGCCCACCAGCCCGGCCACCGCGCCGGTCAGCAGCCACGCGGCGAGGCGCTCGGAGCGGATCATCGGGCGGATTCTCCTGGCGCGACCGGCTTGGGTTTCGGGCGGGAGCTTGGCTCGGCAGCCTCGAACGGTCCGGGCAGCAGCACGATGTCACGCGGGAACAGCAGGTCGATGGCCCAGTCCAGCGCCACCCGCACCTTGCGGTCCATGCCCGGCAGCTTGGTGAAGTAGATCGTGCGCCACATGACCCAGGCGACGAAGCCGGAGAATTTGCGGCCGGCCACTTCGGCGGCGGCGGTGCGCGATCCGAGCGCGACCAGCGAGCCGATGGCGCGGTAGCTGAACGGCTTGGGCGCCTGCCCGCGCGCGACGGCCACCACGTTGTCGGCCACGGCCTTGCCCTGGCGGATCGCGTGCTGCGCGGTGGGCGGGTGAAAGGCGCCGGGCCGGTGCACGTCGGGCACCTGCGCGCCGTCGCCCAGGGCCCACACGCCATCGAGCCCCGGCACTTGCAGGGTGGTTTCAACGACGAGCTGGCCGCGCCGGTTGCGCTCGCAGGGCATCCCGCGCAACAGCGGGCTCGGCTGGTTGCCGGCGGTCCATACCAGCGTGCGCGTCGGAATCCGGGAGTCGTCGTCCAGGGTCACGCTCATGGCGTCGGCGGCAGCCACGCGCTGGCCGAGCACGAACTCGATGCCGCGGCGCTCTAGCCTTTCGCGCGCGTAGTCGCCCAGCTCCCGGCTCAGCTCGGGGATGATGCGGTCGCTGGAGTGCACCAGCACGAACCGCGGCTCCTCGCGCCCGATACCGGGGTAGTAGCGCCGCACGCTGCGCACGAGGTCGAAGAGCTCGGCGATAGCCTCGGTGCCGGCGAACCCGCCTCCCGCCACGGCGAACGTCAGCAGCGCCTCGCGCGCGGGACCGTCGGCCTGCTGCTCCGCGGTCTCCAGCGCCGTGATGACGTGGTTGCGCAGGCGGGCCGCGTCTTCGAGGGTCTTGAGGGTGAAGGCGTGCTCGGCGAGCCCCGGGAGGCCGTAAAACGCGGGCACGGAACCGACCGCCACGATCAAGTGGTCGTAGGCGATCCGCTCGGTCCGATCGGAGCCGATGGGGACGGCGGTGATGCACCTGGCGTCGGCGTCGACCGCCTGGACATCGGCGTGGCGAAATCGCGTGTGCGGGCAGGCGACGCGGATCGGGGCGGAGATGGCCTGGGCGTCCAATCCGCTCGACGCCACCTCCGCGAGCATCGGGGTAAAGAGCAGGAAGTTGCTGCGGCTCACCAGGGTCACGTCGAGCGGCACGTCCCTGCGATGCAGCTCTTCGAAGCGCTGCGCGGCCCCCAGGCCGGCAAACCCGCCGCCCACAATCACGACGCGGACGGGCTGGTCGGACACTCGGGAGGCGGCTGGAGCTTCAGCGCCCTGGCCGACCCCCACGCGAGTCGCCAACGCCAGCAGCACGCCAAGTCCCCCGCCGAACATCAGGTGCGCGATGAGGCTGGGAAAGTGCCGCGACGCGGCCTCGACCGACCAGGTGGGGGCGTCGCCGTCGAGCGCCGGACCGATGGTGAGCGGACCGACGACCCAGAGGATCAGCCCCGTCATGAGGGCCAGCGTGATGCGCGAGGCGTGCTCGCCGCGCCGGCGCAGCGGAATCACGCGCGCATAAATCGCCCCCGTCGCGGCCCCGATGACTAGGTGCACGGCCAGCAACGCGTCGTCGACCGGCGAACCCAGCAGTCCGTCGAACCCGCCCATGGGCGACGCCGGAACCAGGAACACGAGCGCCGCCGCGGCGCCCGCCAGGGCGCCGATCAGCACAGGCTCACGCGCGAGGCGCGTCACCAGGCGACCGGCGCGCCGGCGGCGCACGTTACGCGGGGAGGGTCGCGGTCGCGAACACGACGTGGAACGGCACGCAGTAGATGACGACGCTGTTGTACGTCGACAGGTCGGTGCCGGCCGGGATCTCGTAGTTCTGGTTGCCGATGTTGCCCTTCAACGCACCCACGTCGATGTAGTCGCCCAGCTGCTGGCTAGACGCCGGCGCGGGCGCCGACGACAGCAGCACGCTCAGCGCCGGACCGTTGGTGACCATAAAGTCGGTGAGGCGCAGCACCAGCTTGTCGTCGGGCGTGCGGAAGATGGTGGCGGTTCCGGAGCCGCGGTGAAAGTCGTCGGCGCCGCGGAACTGGCCCTCGCGCAAGAGCTCAGGCTGCGGCGCGGCTTCCGCCTGCGGCGTGGCCTCGGGCTTCGGCGTGGCCGCCGGCTCTGGCATGGCGGGCATCGGCTCGTCCATCATGGTGTCGGGCATGGCGGCGGCCGCCTCCATCACCCGCTCCTGGACCACCATGCGGTCCGCTTCGGCCAGCTCCTCGATCTCCATCAGCGTGGGGACGGCGGCCTCGAATTCGGCGGCCATCTCCTGCTTCTCTTCCTCGGTCATGGTCTCCATGGCGGCGGGTTCCGGAAGCTCGAAGGGGAACGCCTCGTCAACCACGGTGTCACGAAAGAGCGGCGAGATCAGCCACCAGGCAATCGCCACCGCAACGATGATTCCGACTAGTCCACCGCCGATCAGCACTCGTCGTCGAGTCATGTCAGCCTCCTTCGTACCGCCCTACGTTCGGCTGCCGCGGGCAGATTCCGTTGGACGTAGTGTGTACCTCCGACACCATACGCTGCCAGCCGCTAGGCGACGGTGTCTCCCACCACACTCAGCGCCAGATCGAGGCGCGACGTCGTGAATTGGTCCACATCGCATTCGATGGCTCGTGCGATGGCTGTCGCGTCGTTCACATTGGCGCCGTGCACCTGCATGCCCGCACCGTGCAACCGTCCGACGAAGTCCGCGTCGATCATGCCGATGGGCAGATGCGCGATTCGAGCGCCGGCCAACGACATCAGCTCCATGACCTGTCGGTGGCCCAACTCCGGTC
The window above is part of the Chloroflexota bacterium genome. Proteins encoded here:
- a CDS encoding GNAT family N-acetyltransferase yields the protein MACSDGSSVIEYRETAEGLEPRQLVGFFVDWLRMPTPEAHLEILHGSANVVVAIDQESDQVVGFVTAISDGILSAYISLLEVLLDYQGRGIGSELMRRLLDQTKDLYMVDTLCDVDVQPYYERFGMKRATGMRIRRYDRIPSGETGG
- a CDS encoding NAD(P)/FAD-dependent oxidoreductase, whose protein sequence is MRRRRAGRLVTRLAREPVLIGALAGAAAALVFLVPASPMGGFDGLLGSPVDDALLAVHLVIGAATGAIYARVIPLRRRGEHASRITLALMTGLILWVVGPLTIGPALDGDAPTWSVEAASRHFPSLIAHLMFGGGLGVLLALATRVGVGQGAEAPAASRVSDQPVRVVIVGGGFAGLGAAQRFEELHRRDVPLDVTLVSRSNFLLFTPMLAEVASSGLDAQAISAPIRVACPHTRFRHADVQAVDADARCITAVPIGSDRTERIAYDHLIVAVGSVPAFYGLPGLAEHAFTLKTLEDAARLRNHVITALETAEQQADGPAREALLTFAVAGGGFAGTEAIAELFDLVRSVRRYYPGIGREEPRFVLVHSSDRIIPELSRELGDYARERLERRGIEFVLGQRVAAADAMSVTLDDDSRIPTRTLVWTAGNQPSPLLRGMPCERNRRGQLVVETTLQVPGLDGVWALGDGAQVPDVHRPGAFHPPTAQHAIRQGKAVADNVVAVARGQAPKPFSYRAIGSLVALGSRTAAAEVAGRKFSGFVAWVMWRTIYFTKLPGMDRKVRVALDWAIDLLFPRDIVLLPGPFEAAEPSSRPKPKPVAPGESAR
- a CDS encoding DM13 domain-containing protein, whose protein sequence is MTRRRVLIGGGLVGIIVAVAIAWWLISPLFRDTVVDEAFPFELPEPAAMETMTEEEKQEMAAEFEAAVPTLMEIEELAEADRMVVQERVMEAAAAMPDTMMDEPMPAMPEPAATPKPEATPQAEAAPQPELLREGQFRGADDFHRGSGTATIFRTPDDKLVLRLTDFMVTNGPALSVLLSSAPAPASSQQLGDYIDVGALKGNIGNQNYEIPAGTDLSTYNSVVIYCVPFHVVFATATLPA